Proteins encoded by one window of Antechinus flavipes isolate AdamAnt ecotype Samford, QLD, Australia chromosome 4, AdamAnt_v2, whole genome shotgun sequence:
- the RABGAP1L gene encoding rab GTPase-activating protein 1-like isoform X6 encodes MIENSSWSLTLQERENRRLQEASMRLEQENDDLAHELVTSKIALRNDLDQAEDKADVLNKELLLTKQRLVETEEEKRKQEEETAQLKEVFRRQLEKAESEIKKTTAIIAEYKQICSQLSTRLEKQQAANKEELEVVKGKVMACKHCSEIFNKEGTLKLATISKESQGIEIDDEKDSLKKQLREMELELAQTKLQLVEAKCKIQELEHQRGALMNEIQAAKNSWFSKTLNSIKTATGTQPPQQPQPSQSPKEST; translated from the exons ATGATTGAAAACAGTAGTTGGTCTCTGACTTTGCAGGAG aggGAGAACCGGAGGTTACAGGAAGCCAGCATGCGGCTAGAACAAGAGAATGATGACCTTGCTCATGAACTTGTAACCAGCAAAATTGCCCTCCGAAATGACTTGGACCAG GCTGAAGATAAGGCAGATGTTTTAAATAAAGAGCTGCTCCTGACCAAACAGAGACTAGTGGAaactgaagaggaaaagaggaaacaagAGGAAGAAACTGCTCAG TTAAAAGAAGTCTTTAGGAGACAGCTCGAGAAGGCAgaatcagaaataaagaaaacaacgGCCATCATTGCTGAGTACAAACAG atcTGTTCCCAGTTGAGCACCAGACTGGAAAAGCAACAAGCGGCCAACAAGGAGGAACTAGAAGTTGTCAAG GGCAAGGTGATGGCGTGCAAACACTGCAGTGAGATTTTCAATAAGGAAGGGACCCTGAAGCTAGCGACTATCAGCAAAGAAAGCCAGGGCATAGAAATTGATGATGAGAAGGACTCGCTCAAGAAACAACTGCGAGAAATGGAGCTGGAACTGGCTCAGACCAAGCTGCAGCTTGTGGAGGCCAAGTGTAAAATCCAG gaGCTTGAACACCAGAGAGGAGCCCTCATGAATGAAATTCAAGCTGCAAAAAACTCTTGGTTTAGCAAAACCCTGAACTCTATCAAAACAGCCACAGGCACCCAGCCACCCCAGCAGCCTCAGCCATCCCAATCACCCAAAGAGAGCACGTAG